In a single window of the Oryctolagus cuniculus chromosome 2, mOryCun1.1, whole genome shotgun sequence genome:
- the ZNF703 gene encoding zinc finger protein 703: MSDSPAGSNPRTPESSGSGGGKRPAVPAAVSLLPPADPLRQANRLPIRILKMLSAHTGHLLHPEYLQPLSSTPVSPIELDAKKSPLALLAQTCSQIGKPDPPPSSKLNSVAAAANGLGADKDPGRSAPGAGSASAALKQLGDAPAEDKSSFKPYSKGSGGGDSRKDSGSSSVSSTSSSSASSPGDKAGFRVPSAACPPFPPHGAAVSASSSSSSPGGSRGGSPHHSDCKNGGGELDKKDQEAKPSPEPAAVSRGVGGGGEPSAHGGAEAGSSERKSEPPSALVGAGHVAPVSPYKPGHSVFPLPPSSIGYHGSIVGAYAGYPSQFVPGLDPSKSGLVGGQLSGGLGLPPGKPPSSSPLTGASPPSFLQGLCRDPYCLGGYHSASHLGGSSCSTCSAHDPAGPSLKAGGYPLVYPGHPLQPAALSSSAAQGALPGHPLYTYGFMLQNEPLPHSCNWVAASGPCDKRFATSEELLSHLRTHTALPGAEKLLAAYPGASGLGSAAAAAAAAAAAASCHLHLPPPAAPGSPGSLSMRSPHTLGLSRYHPYGKGHLSTAGGLAVPSLPTAGPYYSPYALYGQRLASASALGYQ, from the exons ATGAGCGATTCGCCCGCTGGATCTAACCCAAGGACACCCGAAagcagcggcagcggcggcgggaaGAGGCCGGCGGTGCCGGCGGCGGTGTCCCTCTTGCCCCCGGCGGACCCCCTGCGCCAGGCGAACCGGCTTCCTATCAGGATCCTGAAGATGCTGAGCGCCCACACCGGCCACCTCCTGCACCCGGAGTACCTGCAGCCGCTGTCCTCCACGCCCGTGAGCCCCATTGAG CTGGACGCCAAGAAGAGTCCATTGGCGctgctggcccagacctgctcGCAGATCGGCAAGCCCGACCCGCCGCCCTCGTCCAAGCTCAACTCCGTAGCGGCCGCGGCCAACGGGCTGGGAGCAGACAAGGACCCCGGCCGCTCGGCCCCAGGCGCCGGCTCCGCGTCCGCCGCGCTCAAGCAGCTGGGAGACGCCCCGGCCGAGGACAAATCCAGCTTCAAGCCCTACTCCAAGGGCTCCGGCGGTGGCGACTCCCGCAAAGACAGCGGCTCCTCCTCCGtgtcctccacctcctcctcgtCCGCCTCGTCCCCGGGAGACAAGGCGGGGTTCAGGGTCCCCAGCGCCGCCTGCCCGCCCTTTCCCCCGCATGGAGCGGCAGTCTCCGCGTCCTCGTCCTCGTCTTCGCCCGGCGGCTCCCGCGGCGGCTCCCCACACCACTCGGACTGCAAGAACGGCGGCGGCGAGCTGGACAAGAAAGACCAGGAAGCCAAGCCCAGCCCAGAGCCGGCGGCCGTGAGCCGCGGCGTTGGCGGCGGCGGGGAGCCGAGCGCACACGGCGGCGCCGAGGCCGGGTCCTCTGAGCGCAAGTCGGAGCCGCCCTCGGCCCTGGTGGGGGCTGGCCATGTGGCGCCGGTGTCGCCCTACAAACCCGGCCACTCGGTATTCCCGCTGCCTCCCTCCAGCATCGGCTACCACGGCTCCATCGTGGGCGCCTACGCCGGCTACCCGTCCCAGTTCGTGCCTGGCCTGGATCCCAGCAAGTCCGGCCTCGTGGGGGGCCAGCTGtcggggggcctggggctgccgccCGGGAAgccccccagctccagcccactCACCGGGGCCTCTCCGCCCTCCTTCCTGCAGGGATTATGCCGTGACCCCTACTGCCTGGGAGGTTACCACAGCGCCTCGCACCTCGgcggctccagctgctccacctgcagcgcGCACGACCCTGCGGGGCCCAGCCTGAAGGCGGGGGGCTACCCGCTGGTGTACCCCGGGCACCCGCTGCAGCCCGCCGCGCTCTCGTCCAGCGCGGCCCAGGGCGCGCTCCCCGGCCACCCGCTCTACACCTATGGCTTCATGCTGCAGAACGAACCTCTGCCGCACAGCTGCAACTGGGTGGCGGCCAGCGGGCCTTGCGACAAGCGCTTCGCCACCTCGGAGGAGCTGCTCAGCCACCTACGGACTCACACGGCCCTGCCGGGCGCCGAGAAACTCCTGGCCGCCTACCCCGGGGCCTCGGGCCTGggcagcgccgccgccgccgctgccgccgccgccgccgcagcctcctgccacctgcacctgcccccacccgccGCGCCCGGCAGCCCCGGGTCGCTGTCCATGCGGAGTCCACACACTTTGGGGCTAAGCCGGTACCACCCCTATGGCAAGGGCCACTTATCCACAGCGGGGGGCCTGGCCGTGCCGTCGCTGCCCACAGCCGGACCCTACTACTCGCCATACGCGCTGTACGGACAGAGACTGGCCTCGGCCTCTGCGCTCGGGTACCAGTAA